TTACATCGATGCCGGCGGCCTGTGCGGCTTTGGCGGTATTTTTTGCTTTGTCCAGCACACTTTGTGCGAGGGTTACTGAACTGGTTACTGACAGGAGCAGCAGGGCTGCGAAAATCTTTTTCATAATGAAGGGGATTGTATTGGGTTGACAGATATTACAAATAAGCTGGGGGAATTGTTGAGTGAGGCAGGACGGTTGATACAGGATGGCAAAGTGAGTGATGGAGAGACTGTGGACCGGGTGTGGAGGGACTGTGGACAAGAGGTTGACGTACAATGAATTAAAAAGGGCTGTTCATTGGTTAACGAACAGCCCTTTTTACAAATATCAGCGGGAGAGATTACTCAGCTACCACTTCGAATTCCAGTTCGGTATCGTTTCCTTTACCGAAATCGAGGCGTGCTTTGTAAGAACCCAGTTCTTTTACATCACCAAGGATATGGATACGACGGCGGTCGATTTCATAACCTTTTTGTTCTTTGATAGCACGGGCGATCTGAACGCCGGTAACACTACCAAAGATCTTGCCTGAAGTACCGGTTTTAGCACCGATCTTCACAGGAGAAGCTTTGAGGACTTCCACCACTTTCGCGATTTCAGCCAGCATTTTTTCTTCTTTTACCTTTTGCACTTTCACGCGTTCGTTCAGTTGCTTCAGGTTGGAAGAGCTTGCTTCTACGGCAACCTTTTGAGGGATCAGGAAGTTCCTGGCGTAACCGTTCTTTACGGTCACCAGTTCATTCTTCTGGCCCAGATTATCTACGTCTTGTATTAAGATTACTTGCATTGTTTCTTACTTTAAAAGGTCAGTAACATAAGGCAATAAAGCCATTTGACGAGCTTTCTTGATAGCCTCAGCTACCTTGCGCTGGAATTTCAGTGAGTTACCACTGATACGGCGAGGCAGCATCTTGCCCTGATCGTTCAGGAATTTTTTCAGGAACTCGGCATCCTTGTAATCTACATACTTGATACCTAATTTTTTGAAGCGGCAGTATTTCTTCTGGCGCTTCTCCTGCTTAACGGCTGTTAAGTACTTAATTTCTTGTTTTACTGCCATAACTTAAGCTTCTACTGGTTTAGGTTCAGCATTCAGGTTACCTCT
This DNA window, taken from Chitinophaga niabensis, encodes the following:
- the rplI gene encoding 50S ribosomal protein L9, with translation MQVILIQDVDNLGQKNELVTVKNGYARNFLIPQKVAVEASSSNLKQLNERVKVQKVKEEKMLAEIAKVVEVLKASPVKIGAKTGTSGKIFGSVTGVQIARAIKEQKGYEIDRRRIHILGDVKELGSYKARLDFGKGNDTELEFEVVAE
- the rpsR gene encoding 30S ribosomal protein S18 codes for the protein MAVKQEIKYLTAVKQEKRQKKYCRFKKLGIKYVDYKDAEFLKKFLNDQGKMLPRRISGNSLKFQRKVAEAIKKARQMALLPYVTDLLK